In Strix uralensis isolate ZFMK-TIS-50842 chromosome 7, bStrUra1, whole genome shotgun sequence, the following proteins share a genomic window:
- the LOC141946022 gene encoding uncharacterized protein LOC141946022 isoform X2: MVRLCTHHQKQFIRVLNDIYTEVQPDSEGQQLSESESMEASTCGSGCSQQSTENQDKGATCTESKPPSSSDPGQLGSDGPLHVTGQAPKQPAELKSLDRAESSSPALRRDFELPVTRLRSASPKDSCTQGYLSTLNSSSLNFHHAAKSLEGQQAAGHEQEAGVRKCEDSKEQLAGKTFVEGYISVKVANVNGSEDSLDGCLGSQKSSFRALPEESWDPGFAVTPPRRADKENTLQCSSKASLLQDLDAKEQDARPKQENHLHAMAKGKAGCHLHPADKGPLDKSKEGWLPAGAAPAAHRTPGGHPRAKAASLRSTRKSKKTSGLRINDYDNQCDVVYISQPITECHFESQRSVSSRKTARKSTRGYYFNGECCELPTVRTLVKSSRAEERGSSPALRTETLVSAKPPLALSVGGSAGAGREGEKRVSLRLLAKGAPTSRETKERAEPAPVQSWDTRALRSREATMAVPFFSLSAPPSPQKEDSSAGSPPSGSPPAEGGGTSAGGTVPWEAGSSLGSSGDGSGGGQAADFAALPISEAPSGEEGCPGSNVQTDPALPTSPEPKSPLQPSAAADTAPLAHDGARDPAQLPSAGDAEPCGLCLSEPSPCSPGQQAPDEPPVTMDGESPPEPPTTLQCMDLNKSIDAEPEAELSGMVGDSSPEQEEAVPASTALPEISEGEAVENNSPAGEKEPVEEEMLPEPDGSDTAGNDSVSSKDSLDKKRKKGRRALVASDRCLRSQQSQLPAEDNAEDAVSSSSVQLPCLQIKLSKSPGAKRFKREVHLDGAASVHFPNDCFPSVLLKTSEGPGTGQAQESITEQQPAEENGVTTRQTYKSILAKETAAEGENSSKDNPPANSSQSQPGEMLEISVQADSEKTSILLPPESSVPANDAEQVDVKPDDASVKDEESSDSAMDTGKLENYEPVANSPPCPSNRGGSKHLPAKAAKHKKVALQFYNLRHAHAPIDTAKKSTQGKESMQAIPKPRDESNSGNDDSPALEDIDMADSKPKFMEWCAEEENQELIAEFNAQYMKVQKGWIQLEKEVQPTPKVKNKADKLKEIWKSKKRTRKSRGSLEVQKLSPVQMLFMKAFKLSDICQWFLETTETRSLVIVKKLNTRLPGEIPPIKVPMQKYSSSSLYPSSLQAERLKKHLKKFAATTPARNNLKNQKLWAKIRENADKVEAEEATTPSQTSPTDVGTEDLSEDKTIQPAPSLPTQASTRILRKYSNLRGKLRAQHRMVKAEKKSDGPGDHPSLESKQSRKSVCINPLMSPKLALQIKADAFPAKSPSVDGMGKGRKGKSRSQEDPLSKADLQLNRKKRMLKESGSTQERSGSSTKDKLPAKKASKIKHSEVSAKTPATRKQAAMERSNKLARKMSLKEKRAPKRQLEKVRLSLRKGKENTSRRAVLPPGHEELAKSLKQKPLGESSTRSQKMANKKPSGGKTLTRSMKKMQESSGSQGKRKLRAKVDCSHSKRSRLDLK, translated from the coding sequence ATGGTCAGACTGTGTACACATCACCAGAAGCAATTCATTCGTGTGCTAAACGACATATACACTGAAGTACAACCAGACTCTGAAGGCCAGCAGTTGTCTGAATCTGAGAGCATGGAGGCCTCTACTTGTGGCTCTGGTTGTAGCCAGCAAAGCACTGAAAATCAGGATAAGGGTGCTACTTGTACTGAATCAAAGCCCCCTTCTTCCTCGGACCCAGGACAGTTGGGGTCCGATGGCCCCCTGCATGTTACGGGACAAGCCCCGAAGCAGCCAGCGGAGCTGAAGTCTCTGGACAGAGCAGAGAGCTCCAGTCCTGCTTTGAGAAGGGACTTCGAGCTCCCCGTCACCAGGCTTCGTTCTGCTAGTCCAAAGGATAGCTGCACCCAAGGATACCTCAGCACGTTAAACTCTTCCTCTTTGAATTTCCATCATGCCGCAAAGAGCCTGGAAGGGCAGCAAGCTGCTGGACACGAGCAAGAAGCCGGTGTCAGAAAGTGTGAGGACAGTAAAGAGCAGCTAGCAGGTAAGACTTTTGTGGAAGGTTATATCTCGGTCAAAGTGGCAAATGTGAACGGCAGCGAGGACAGCTTAGATGGCTGTCTGGGGTCCCAAAAGAGCTCTTTTAGAGCTCTGCCGGAAGAGTCCTGGGATCCCGGCTTTGCGGTGACCCCTCCTCGCAGAGCCGACAAAGAGAACACTTTGCAATGCAGCTCGAAAGCATCTTTGCTCCAGGACTTAGACGCAAAAGAACAAGATGCGAGACCAAAGCAAGAAAACCACCTGCACGCCATGGCCAAGGGCAAGGCAGGCTGCCACCTGCACCCGGCCGACAAGGGCCCGCTCGACAAGTCCAAAGAGGGCTGGCTGCCTGCCGGCGCCGCGCCAGCCGCCCACCGGACCCCTGGCGGGCACCCCCGCGCCAAGGCAGCCTCCCTCAGATCCACTCGGAAGAGCAAGAAGACGTCGGGGCTGAGGATCAACGACTACGACAACCAGTGCGACGTGGTCTACATCAGCCAGCCCATCACCGAGTGCCATTTCGAGAGCCAGCGGTCGGTGTCGTCCCGCAAGACGGCGAGGAAGAGCACGCGGGGGTACTACTTCAACGGGGAGTGCTGTGAGCTCCCGACTGTCCGCACTCTAGTTAAGAGCTCCCGGGCGGAGGAGAGGGGGAGCAGCCCAGCACTGCGAACAGAGACCCTCGTGAGCGCTAAGCCGCCCCTGGCGCTCTCAGTGGGGGGCTCTGCGGGGGCTGGACGGGAAGGTGAGAAGAGGGTTTCCCTGAGGCTCCTGGCTAAAGGGGCACCAACCAGCCGAGAAACGAAAGAGAGAGCTGAGCCGGCCCCTGTGCAGTCCTGGGATACGCGGGCGCTGCGGTCGAGGGAAGCCACCATGGCCGTGCCcttcttctccctctctgctccacccAGCCCCCAGAAAGAGGACAGCTCAGCTGGCTCACCACCTTCTGGCTCCCctcctgcagaaggagggggGACGAGTGCAGGAGGCACCGTCCCCTgggaggctgggagcagcctgggctCCTCTGGGGATGGCAGTGGTGGCGGGCAGGCTGCCGATTTTGCTGCCCTTCCCATCTCAGAAGCACCCAGCGGGGAGGAAGGTTGCCCAGGCTCCAATGTACAAACAGATCCGGCTCTCCCCACCAGCCCAGAGCCAAAGTCCCCCTTGCAGCCCTCCGCTGCTGCGGACACAGCACCCCTGGCCCATGATGGTGCCAGGGATCCTGCCCAGCTTCCAAGTGCAGGGGACGCGGAGCCCTGCGGGCTGTGTCTGTCAGAGCCCTCCCCATGCTCTCCAGGCCAGCAGGCTCCCGATGAGCCCCCTGTCACCATGGATGGGGAGagccccccagagccccccaccaCCTTGCAGTGCATGGATTTGAACAAAAGCATTGATGCTGAACCAGAAGCCGAATTATCGGGTATGGTGGGTGACAGCTCCCCTGAGCAGGAGGAAGCTGTGCCggccagcacagccctccccGAAATCTCTGAAGGGGAGGCAGTGGAGAATAACAGCCCAGCAGGTGAAAAAGAGCCTGTTGAAGAGGAAATGCTGCCTGAACCTGATGGTTCAGACACTGCAGGGAATGACTCTGTGTCTTCCAAAGACAGTCTAGACAAGAAGCGAAAGAAAGGCAGGAGAGCGCTTGTGGCATCGGACCGGTGTCTCCGAAGCCAGCAATCTCAGTTGCCTGCTGAGGACAATGCTGAGGATGCTGTTTCTTCCAGCTCTGTGCAGCTTCCTTGCCTTCAGATCAAACTCTCCAAGAGTCCTGGCGCTAAGCGGTTCAAGAGAGAGGTGCACCTGGATGGGGCTGCATCCGTGCACTTCCCAAACGACTGCTTCCCCAGTGTGCTGCTCAAAACCAGCGAGGGGCCGGGCACTGGCCAGGCTCAAGAGAGCATCACTGAGCAGCAGCCAGCTGAGGAGAATGGTGTCACTACCAGACAAACCTATAAAAGCATCTTAGCGAAAGAGACTGCGGCAGAGGGAGAAAATTCCTCTAAAGACAACCCCCCTGCTAACAGCAGCCAAAGTCAACCGGGTGAGATGCTGGAAATCAGTGTCCAGGCTGATTCTGAGAAGACAAGCATTCTCCTCCCTCCGGAGAGCAGTGTGCCTGCAAATGATGCCGAGCAAGTGGATGTGAAACCAGATGATGCCAGCGTAAAGGACGAGGAGAGCTCTGACAGTGCCATGGACACAGGCAAGCTGGAGAACTATGAGCCAGTGGCCAATTCACCTCCATGTCCCAGCAACAGAGGTGGAAGCAAGCATCTTCCAGCAAAGGCTGCAAAGCATAAAAAGGTCGCCCTGCAGTTTTATAACTTAAGACACGCACACGCACCCATAGACACTGCAAAAAAGAGCACACAAGGGAAGGAGTCTATGCAAGCGATCCCCAAACCGAGGGACGAAAGCAATTCAGGGAATGATGACTCCCCAGCATTGGAGGACATAGACATGGCTGACAGCAAACCAAAGTTCATGGAGTGGTGTGCTGAAGAGGAGAACCAGGAGCTCATTGCCGAATTCAACGCCCAGTACATGAAAGTTCAGAAAGGCTGGATTCAGCTGGAAAAGGAGGTGCAGCCAACTCCCAAGGTAAAGAACAAAGCCGACAAACTGAAAGAGATttggaaaagcaagaaaaggacACGGAAAAGTAGAGGCTCGCTGGAAGTGCAGAAGCTTTCACCTGTCCAGATGCTGTTTATGAAGGCCTTTAAGCTGTCCGACATCTGCCAGTGGTTTCTGGAGACAACTGAAACCAGGTCTCTAGTGATCGTGAAGAAACTGAACACCCGTCTCCCAGGGGAGATCCCCCCCATCAAAGTTCCAATGCAGAAATATTCCTCCTCCAGTCTCTACCCCAGCTCACTGCAAGCCGAACGTTTGAAAAAACACCTCAAGAAGTTTGCTGCCACTACCCCAGCTCGGAATAACCTGAAGAACCAAAAGCTTTGGGCTAAAATTCGAGAGAACGCTGATAAAGTGGAGGCTGAAGAAGCCACCACTCCCAGCCAGACATCTCCCACTGATGTTGGCACTGAGGACCTGAGTGAAGACAAAACCATCCAGCCTGCCCCCAGCTTGCCCACGCAGGCCAGCACCAGGATCCTGCGCAAGTACTCCAACCTACGGGGCAAGCTGCGAGCCCAGCACCGCATGGTGAAGGCGGAGAAGAAGAGTGATGGTCCGGGGGACCACCCATCGCTGGAGAGCAAGCAGAGCCGGAAGAGCGTGTGCATCAACCCGCTGATGTCTCCGAAGTTGGCCTTGCAGATCAAAGCAGATGCCTTTCCTGCTAAATCTCCATCAGTggatgggatggggaaggggcGGAAGGGGAAGAGCAGATCCCAGGAGGATCCCTTGTCCAAAGCCGACCTCCAGCTCAACAGGAAGAAGAGGATGCTGAAGGAGAGTGGGAGCACCCAGGAGCGGTCTGGCTCCTCCACCAAGGACAAGCTGCCTGCCAAGAAGGCCAGTAAAATAAAGCATTCGGAGGTCAGCGCAAAAACTCCTGCCACCCGAAAGCAGGCTGCCATGGAGAGGAGCAATAAGCTGGCtagaaaaatgtctttgaaagagAAGAGAGCCCCGAAAAGGCAGCTGGAGAAGGTGCGGCTCTCCCTGCGGAAGGGCAAGGAGAACACGAGCAGACGGGCTGTGCTGCCCCCCGGCCACGAGGAGCTAGCCAAGTCCCTGAAGCAGAAGCCCCTGGGAGAGTCCTCCACGCGGTCGCAGAAGATGGCCAACAAGAAGCCCAGTGGTGGGAAGACCCTGACAAGGTCCATGAAGAAGATGCAGGAGAGCAGCGGGTCGCAGGGCAAGAGGAAGCTGAGGGCAAAAGTGGACTGTTCGCACAGCAAACGCTCACGACTGGACCTGAAATAG
- the LOC141946022 gene encoding uncharacterized protein LOC141946022 isoform X1 — protein MWQPHQRVRGMAGASSASEDAAETIAIDSNNQPKSPLEKFMVRLCTHHQKQFIRVLNDIYTEVQPDSEGQQLSESESMEASTCGSGCSQQSTENQDKGATCTESKPPSSSDPGQLGSDGPLHVTGQAPKQPAELKSLDRAESSSPALRRDFELPVTRLRSASPKDSCTQGYLSTLNSSSLNFHHAAKSLEGQQAAGHEQEAGVRKCEDSKEQLAGKTFVEGYISVKVANVNGSEDSLDGCLGSQKSSFRALPEESWDPGFAVTPPRRADKENTLQCSSKASLLQDLDAKEQDARPKQENHLHAMAKGKAGCHLHPADKGPLDKSKEGWLPAGAAPAAHRTPGGHPRAKAASLRSTRKSKKTSGLRINDYDNQCDVVYISQPITECHFESQRSVSSRKTARKSTRGYYFNGECCELPTVRTLVKSSRAEERGSSPALRTETLVSAKPPLALSVGGSAGAGREGEKRVSLRLLAKGAPTSRETKERAEPAPVQSWDTRALRSREATMAVPFFSLSAPPSPQKEDSSAGSPPSGSPPAEGGGTSAGGTVPWEAGSSLGSSGDGSGGGQAADFAALPISEAPSGEEGCPGSNVQTDPALPTSPEPKSPLQPSAAADTAPLAHDGARDPAQLPSAGDAEPCGLCLSEPSPCSPGQQAPDEPPVTMDGESPPEPPTTLQCMDLNKSIDAEPEAELSGMVGDSSPEQEEAVPASTALPEISEGEAVENNSPAGEKEPVEEEMLPEPDGSDTAGNDSVSSKDSLDKKRKKGRRALVASDRCLRSQQSQLPAEDNAEDAVSSSSVQLPCLQIKLSKSPGAKRFKREVHLDGAASVHFPNDCFPSVLLKTSEGPGTGQAQESITEQQPAEENGVTTRQTYKSILAKETAAEGENSSKDNPPANSSQSQPGEMLEISVQADSEKTSILLPPESSVPANDAEQVDVKPDDASVKDEESSDSAMDTGKLENYEPVANSPPCPSNRGGSKHLPAKAAKHKKVALQFYNLRHAHAPIDTAKKSTQGKESMQAIPKPRDESNSGNDDSPALEDIDMADSKPKFMEWCAEEENQELIAEFNAQYMKVQKGWIQLEKEVQPTPKVKNKADKLKEIWKSKKRTRKSRGSLEVQKLSPVQMLFMKAFKLSDICQWFLETTETRSLVIVKKLNTRLPGEIPPIKVPMQKYSSSSLYPSSLQAERLKKHLKKFAATTPARNNLKNQKLWAKIRENADKVEAEEATTPSQTSPTDVGTEDLSEDKTIQPAPSLPTQASTRILRKYSNLRGKLRAQHRMVKAEKKSDGPGDHPSLESKQSRKSVCINPLMSPKLALQIKADAFPAKSPSVDGMGKGRKGKSRSQEDPLSKADLQLNRKKRMLKESGSTQERSGSSTKDKLPAKKASKIKHSEVSAKTPATRKQAAMERSNKLARKMSLKEKRAPKRQLEKVRLSLRKGKENTSRRAVLPPGHEELAKSLKQKPLGESSTRSQKMANKKPSGGKTLTRSMKKMQESSGSQGKRKLRAKVDCSHSKRSRLDLK, from the exons ATGTGGCAACCCCACCAGCGGGTCAGGGGCATGGCAGGAGCAAGCTCCGCAAG TGAGGATGCAGCAGAGACAATAGCAATAGACTCTAACAATCAGCCGAAGTCTCCACTGGAAAAGTTTATGGTCAGACTGTGTACACATCACCAGAAGCAATTCATTCGTGTGCTAAACGACATATACACTGAAGTACAACCAGACTCTGAAGGCCAGCAGTTGTCTGAATCTGAGAGCATGGAGGCCTCTACTTGTGGCTCTGGTTGTAGCCAGCAAAGCACTGAAAATCAGGATAAGGGTGCTACTTGTACTGAATCAAAGCCCCCTTCTTCCTCGGACCCAGGACAGTTGGGGTCCGATGGCCCCCTGCATGTTACGGGACAAGCCCCGAAGCAGCCAGCGGAGCTGAAGTCTCTGGACAGAGCAGAGAGCTCCAGTCCTGCTTTGAGAAGGGACTTCGAGCTCCCCGTCACCAGGCTTCGTTCTGCTAGTCCAAAGGATAGCTGCACCCAAGGATACCTCAGCACGTTAAACTCTTCCTCTTTGAATTTCCATCATGCCGCAAAGAGCCTGGAAGGGCAGCAAGCTGCTGGACACGAGCAAGAAGCCGGTGTCAGAAAGTGTGAGGACAGTAAAGAGCAGCTAGCAGGTAAGACTTTTGTGGAAGGTTATATCTCGGTCAAAGTGGCAAATGTGAACGGCAGCGAGGACAGCTTAGATGGCTGTCTGGGGTCCCAAAAGAGCTCTTTTAGAGCTCTGCCGGAAGAGTCCTGGGATCCCGGCTTTGCGGTGACCCCTCCTCGCAGAGCCGACAAAGAGAACACTTTGCAATGCAGCTCGAAAGCATCTTTGCTCCAGGACTTAGACGCAAAAGAACAAGATGCGAGACCAAAGCAAGAAAACCACCTGCACGCCATGGCCAAGGGCAAGGCAGGCTGCCACCTGCACCCGGCCGACAAGGGCCCGCTCGACAAGTCCAAAGAGGGCTGGCTGCCTGCCGGCGCCGCGCCAGCCGCCCACCGGACCCCTGGCGGGCACCCCCGCGCCAAGGCAGCCTCCCTCAGATCCACTCGGAAGAGCAAGAAGACGTCGGGGCTGAGGATCAACGACTACGACAACCAGTGCGACGTGGTCTACATCAGCCAGCCCATCACCGAGTGCCATTTCGAGAGCCAGCGGTCGGTGTCGTCCCGCAAGACGGCGAGGAAGAGCACGCGGGGGTACTACTTCAACGGGGAGTGCTGTGAGCTCCCGACTGTCCGCACTCTAGTTAAGAGCTCCCGGGCGGAGGAGAGGGGGAGCAGCCCAGCACTGCGAACAGAGACCCTCGTGAGCGCTAAGCCGCCCCTGGCGCTCTCAGTGGGGGGCTCTGCGGGGGCTGGACGGGAAGGTGAGAAGAGGGTTTCCCTGAGGCTCCTGGCTAAAGGGGCACCAACCAGCCGAGAAACGAAAGAGAGAGCTGAGCCGGCCCCTGTGCAGTCCTGGGATACGCGGGCGCTGCGGTCGAGGGAAGCCACCATGGCCGTGCCcttcttctccctctctgctccacccAGCCCCCAGAAAGAGGACAGCTCAGCTGGCTCACCACCTTCTGGCTCCCctcctgcagaaggagggggGACGAGTGCAGGAGGCACCGTCCCCTgggaggctgggagcagcctgggctCCTCTGGGGATGGCAGTGGTGGCGGGCAGGCTGCCGATTTTGCTGCCCTTCCCATCTCAGAAGCACCCAGCGGGGAGGAAGGTTGCCCAGGCTCCAATGTACAAACAGATCCGGCTCTCCCCACCAGCCCAGAGCCAAAGTCCCCCTTGCAGCCCTCCGCTGCTGCGGACACAGCACCCCTGGCCCATGATGGTGCCAGGGATCCTGCCCAGCTTCCAAGTGCAGGGGACGCGGAGCCCTGCGGGCTGTGTCTGTCAGAGCCCTCCCCATGCTCTCCAGGCCAGCAGGCTCCCGATGAGCCCCCTGTCACCATGGATGGGGAGagccccccagagccccccaccaCCTTGCAGTGCATGGATTTGAACAAAAGCATTGATGCTGAACCAGAAGCCGAATTATCGGGTATGGTGGGTGACAGCTCCCCTGAGCAGGAGGAAGCTGTGCCggccagcacagccctccccGAAATCTCTGAAGGGGAGGCAGTGGAGAATAACAGCCCAGCAGGTGAAAAAGAGCCTGTTGAAGAGGAAATGCTGCCTGAACCTGATGGTTCAGACACTGCAGGGAATGACTCTGTGTCTTCCAAAGACAGTCTAGACAAGAAGCGAAAGAAAGGCAGGAGAGCGCTTGTGGCATCGGACCGGTGTCTCCGAAGCCAGCAATCTCAGTTGCCTGCTGAGGACAATGCTGAGGATGCTGTTTCTTCCAGCTCTGTGCAGCTTCCTTGCCTTCAGATCAAACTCTCCAAGAGTCCTGGCGCTAAGCGGTTCAAGAGAGAGGTGCACCTGGATGGGGCTGCATCCGTGCACTTCCCAAACGACTGCTTCCCCAGTGTGCTGCTCAAAACCAGCGAGGGGCCGGGCACTGGCCAGGCTCAAGAGAGCATCACTGAGCAGCAGCCAGCTGAGGAGAATGGTGTCACTACCAGACAAACCTATAAAAGCATCTTAGCGAAAGAGACTGCGGCAGAGGGAGAAAATTCCTCTAAAGACAACCCCCCTGCTAACAGCAGCCAAAGTCAACCGGGTGAGATGCTGGAAATCAGTGTCCAGGCTGATTCTGAGAAGACAAGCATTCTCCTCCCTCCGGAGAGCAGTGTGCCTGCAAATGATGCCGAGCAAGTGGATGTGAAACCAGATGATGCCAGCGTAAAGGACGAGGAGAGCTCTGACAGTGCCATGGACACAGGCAAGCTGGAGAACTATGAGCCAGTGGCCAATTCACCTCCATGTCCCAGCAACAGAGGTGGAAGCAAGCATCTTCCAGCAAAGGCTGCAAAGCATAAAAAGGTCGCCCTGCAGTTTTATAACTTAAGACACGCACACGCACCCATAGACACTGCAAAAAAGAGCACACAAGGGAAGGAGTCTATGCAAGCGATCCCCAAACCGAGGGACGAAAGCAATTCAGGGAATGATGACTCCCCAGCATTGGAGGACATAGACATGGCTGACAGCAAACCAAAGTTCATGGAGTGGTGTGCTGAAGAGGAGAACCAGGAGCTCATTGCCGAATTCAACGCCCAGTACATGAAAGTTCAGAAAGGCTGGATTCAGCTGGAAAAGGAGGTGCAGCCAACTCCCAAGGTAAAGAACAAAGCCGACAAACTGAAAGAGATttggaaaagcaagaaaaggacACGGAAAAGTAGAGGCTCGCTGGAAGTGCAGAAGCTTTCACCTGTCCAGATGCTGTTTATGAAGGCCTTTAAGCTGTCCGACATCTGCCAGTGGTTTCTGGAGACAACTGAAACCAGGTCTCTAGTGATCGTGAAGAAACTGAACACCCGTCTCCCAGGGGAGATCCCCCCCATCAAAGTTCCAATGCAGAAATATTCCTCCTCCAGTCTCTACCCCAGCTCACTGCAAGCCGAACGTTTGAAAAAACACCTCAAGAAGTTTGCTGCCACTACCCCAGCTCGGAATAACCTGAAGAACCAAAAGCTTTGGGCTAAAATTCGAGAGAACGCTGATAAAGTGGAGGCTGAAGAAGCCACCACTCCCAGCCAGACATCTCCCACTGATGTTGGCACTGAGGACCTGAGTGAAGACAAAACCATCCAGCCTGCCCCCAGCTTGCCCACGCAGGCCAGCACCAGGATCCTGCGCAAGTACTCCAACCTACGGGGCAAGCTGCGAGCCCAGCACCGCATGGTGAAGGCGGAGAAGAAGAGTGATGGTCCGGGGGACCACCCATCGCTGGAGAGCAAGCAGAGCCGGAAGAGCGTGTGCATCAACCCGCTGATGTCTCCGAAGTTGGCCTTGCAGATCAAAGCAGATGCCTTTCCTGCTAAATCTCCATCAGTggatgggatggggaaggggcGGAAGGGGAAGAGCAGATCCCAGGAGGATCCCTTGTCCAAAGCCGACCTCCAGCTCAACAGGAAGAAGAGGATGCTGAAGGAGAGTGGGAGCACCCAGGAGCGGTCTGGCTCCTCCACCAAGGACAAGCTGCCTGCCAAGAAGGCCAGTAAAATAAAGCATTCGGAGGTCAGCGCAAAAACTCCTGCCACCCGAAAGCAGGCTGCCATGGAGAGGAGCAATAAGCTGGCtagaaaaatgtctttgaaagagAAGAGAGCCCCGAAAAGGCAGCTGGAGAAGGTGCGGCTCTCCCTGCGGAAGGGCAAGGAGAACACGAGCAGACGGGCTGTGCTGCCCCCCGGCCACGAGGAGCTAGCCAAGTCCCTGAAGCAGAAGCCCCTGGGAGAGTCCTCCACGCGGTCGCAGAAGATGGCCAACAAGAAGCCCAGTGGTGGGAAGACCCTGACAAGGTCCATGAAGAAGATGCAGGAGAGCAGCGGGTCGCAGGGCAAGAGGAAGCTGAGGGCAAAAGTGGACTGTTCGCACAGCAAACGCTCACGACTGGACCTGAAATAG